One genomic window of Cricetulus griseus strain 17A/GY chromosome 3, alternate assembly CriGri-PICRH-1.0, whole genome shotgun sequence includes the following:
- the LOC100772218 gene encoding T-cell ecto-ADP-ribosyltransferase 2-like isoform X2, whose protein sequence is MTPKIHTVLLTWLLTQQVTGLAESFNLDMAPDAFDDQYEGCVQDMEKKAPQLLEEDFSMNKDLKIEWEKAEEKWKEIKKTRSYPKGFSDYHGTALVTYTGAIYLDFNKAVREFKKNPSNFHYKAFHYYLTRALQLLNNKKCYTVYRGTTNKFHYSGKGSVRFGQFASSSLEERVALNGFGGASGTLFIIETCLGVHITEFSHNPEQKEVLIPGYEVYHKVSVTPSGKANDNIYLTSQKRGKSNFNCFYSSGTRDSPAFLLLVVLPVLLVQLLPLAEL, encoded by the exons ATGACACCAAAAATTCACACGGTTCTTCTGACTTGGTTGTTAACCCAGCAG gtgacaGGCCTGGCTGAGTCTTTCAATCTGGATATGGCTCCCGATGCATTTGATGATCAGTATGAGGGCTGTGTCCAAGATATGGAGAAAAAAGCACCCCAGTTGTTAGAAGAAGACTTCAGCATGAATAAGGACTTAAAAATTGAGTGGGAAAAGGCAGAGGAAAAATGGAAGGAGATAAAAAAGACAAGGAGCTATCCCAAAGGTTTCAGTGATTATCACGGAACAGCTTTAGTAACTTATACTGGGGCCATCTACTTAGATTTTAACAAAGCTGTTAGAGAATTTAAGAAAAATCCCAGTAACTTTCATTACAAGGCCTTCCATTACTACTTAACAAGGGCTCTTCAGCTTCTGAATAACAAGAAATGTTACACAGTTTACCGAGGCACCACAAACAAATTTCATTACAGCGGGAAGGGCTCTGTGCGGTTTGGGCAGTTTGCTTCCTCATCTTTGGAAGAGAGAGTAGCTCTTAATGGTTTTGGTGGTGCTAGTGGGACACTGTTTATCATTGAAACCTGCTTGGGGGTTCACATAACTGAATTTTCCCACAATCCTGAACAAAAGGAGGTGTTAATTCCAGGCTATGAAGTATATCACAAAGTCAGTGTAACCCCAAGTGGAAAAGCAAATGACAATATTTATCTGACCTCCcaaaaaagagggaaaagcaaCTTCAACTGCTTCTACAGCTCAG GAACCAGAGACAGCCCTGCATTCCTGCTGCTTGTGGTGCTACCTGTTCTCCTGGTCCAGCTGCTTCCTCTTGCTGAGCTGTAG
- the LOC100772218 gene encoding T-cell ecto-ADP-ribosyltransferase 2-like isoform X1: MTPKIHTVLLTWLLTQQVTGLAESFNLDMAPDAFDDQYEGCVQDMEKKAPQLLEEDFSMNKDLKIEWEKAEEKWKEIKKTRSYPKGFSDYHGTALVTYTGAIYLDFNKAVREFKKNPSNFHYKAFHYYLTRALQLLNNKKCYTVYRGTTNKFHYSGKGSVRFGQFASSSLEERVALNGFGGASGTLFIIETCLGVHITEFSHNPEQKEVLIPGYEVYHKVSVTPSGKANDNIYLTSQKRGKSNFNCFYSSGECESGSASSAGTRDSPAFLLLVVLPVLLVQLLPLAEL; the protein is encoded by the exons ATGACACCAAAAATTCACACGGTTCTTCTGACTTGGTTGTTAACCCAGCAG gtgacaGGCCTGGCTGAGTCTTTCAATCTGGATATGGCTCCCGATGCATTTGATGATCAGTATGAGGGCTGTGTCCAAGATATGGAGAAAAAAGCACCCCAGTTGTTAGAAGAAGACTTCAGCATGAATAAGGACTTAAAAATTGAGTGGGAAAAGGCAGAGGAAAAATGGAAGGAGATAAAAAAGACAAGGAGCTATCCCAAAGGTTTCAGTGATTATCACGGAACAGCTTTAGTAACTTATACTGGGGCCATCTACTTAGATTTTAACAAAGCTGTTAGAGAATTTAAGAAAAATCCCAGTAACTTTCATTACAAGGCCTTCCATTACTACTTAACAAGGGCTCTTCAGCTTCTGAATAACAAGAAATGTTACACAGTTTACCGAGGCACCACAAACAAATTTCATTACAGCGGGAAGGGCTCTGTGCGGTTTGGGCAGTTTGCTTCCTCATCTTTGGAAGAGAGAGTAGCTCTTAATGGTTTTGGTGGTGCTAGTGGGACACTGTTTATCATTGAAACCTGCTTGGGGGTTCACATAACTGAATTTTCCCACAATCCTGAACAAAAGGAGGTGTTAATTCCAGGCTATGAAGTATATCACAAAGTCAGTGTAACCCCAAGTGGAAAAGCAAATGACAATATTTATCTGACCTCCcaaaaaagagggaaaagcaaCTTCAACTGCTTCTACAGCTCAGGTGAGTGTGAGTCTGGGTCTGCCT catcTGCAGGAACCAGAGACAGCCCTGCATTCCTGCTGCTTGTGGTGCTACCTGTTCTCCTGGTCCAGCTGCTTCCTCTTGCTGAGCTGTAG